From Panthera uncia isolate 11264 chromosome X, Puncia_PCG_1.0, whole genome shotgun sequence, the proteins below share one genomic window:
- the LOC125931749 gene encoding LOW QUALITY PROTEIN: 26S proteasome non-ATPase regulatory subunit 1-like (The sequence of the model RefSeq protein was modified relative to this genomic sequence to represent the inferred CDS: substituted 1 base at 1 genomic stop codon) — protein MITSAAGIISLLDEEEPQLKEFALHKLNAVVNDFWAEISESVDKIEVLYEDEGFRSRQFAALVASKVFYHLGAFEESLNYALGAGDLFNVNDNSEYVETIIAKCIDHYTKQCVENADLPEGEKKPIDQRLEGIVNKMFQRCLDDHKYKQAIGIALETRRLDVFEKTILESNDVPGMLAYSLKLCMSLMQNKQFQNKVLRVLVKIYMNLEKPDFINVCQCLIFLDDPQAVSDILEKLVKEDNLLMAYQICFDLYESASQQFLSSVIQNLRTVGTPIASVPGSTNTGTVPGSEKDSDSMETEEKPGSVLVGKTPEVSPEPKDQTLKMIKILSGEMAIELHLQFLIRNNNTDLMILKNTKDAVWNSVCHTATVIANSFMHCGTTSDQFLRDNLEWLARATNWAKFTATASLGVIHKGHEKEALQLMATYLPKDTSPGSAYQEGGGLYALGLIHANHGGDIIDYLLNQLKNASNDIVRHGGSLGLGLAAMGTARQDVYDLLKTNLYQDDAVTGEAAGLALGLVMLGSKNAQAIEDMVGYAQETQHEKILRGLAVGIALVMYGRMEEADALIESLCRDKDPILRXSGMYTVAMAYCGSGNNKAIRRLLHVAVSDVNDDVKRAAVESLGFILFRTPEQCPSVVSLLSESYNPHVRYGAAMALGICCAGTGNKEAINLLEPMTNDPVNYVRQGALIASALIMIQQMEITCPKVNQFRQLYSKVINDKHDDVMAKFGAILAQGILDAGGHNVTISLQSRTGHTHMPSVVGVLVFTQFWFWFPLSHFLSLAYTPTCVIGLNKDLKMPKVQYKSNCKPSTFAYPAPLEVPKEKEKEKVSTAVLSITAKAKKKEKEKEKKEEEKMEVDEAEKKEEKEKKKEPEPNFQLLDNPARVMPAQLKVLTMPETCRYQPFKPLSIGGIIILKDTSEDTEELVEPVAAHGPKIEEEEQEPEPPEPFEYIDD, from the coding sequence ATGATCACCTCAGCTGCTGGAATTATTTCTCTTCTGGATGAGGAAGAACCACAGCTTAAGGAATTTGCACTACACAAATTGAATGCAGTTGTCAATGATTTCTGGGCAGAAATTTCTGAGTCTGTAGATAAAATAGAAGTTTTGTATGAAGATGAAGGTTTCCGGAGTCGGCAGTTTGCAGCCTTAGTGGCATCTAAAGTATTTTATCACCTTGGGGCTTTTGAGGAATCTCTGAATTATGCACTTGGAGCCGGTGACCTCTTCAATGTCAATGATAACTCTGAATACGTGGAGACTATTATAGCAAAATGCATTGATCACTACACCAAACAATGTGTGGAAAATGCAGATTtgccagaaggagaaaaaaaaccaattGACCAGAGATTAGAAGgaattgtaaataaaatgttccaGCGATGTCTAGATGATCACAAGTATAAGCAAGCTATTGGCATTGCTCTGGAGACACGAAGACTGGACGTCTTTGAGAAGACTATACTGGAGTCGAATGATGTCCCAGGAATGCTAGCCTATAGCCTCAAGCTCTGCATGTCTTTAATGCAGAATAAACAGTTTCAGAATAAGGTACTAAGAGTTTTAGTGAAAATCTACATGAATTTGGAGAAACCCGATTTCATCAATGTTTGTCAGTGCTTAATTTTCTTAGATGATCCTCAGGCCGTGAGTGATATCTTAGAAAAACTGGTCAAGGAAGACAACCTCCTGATGGCTTATCagatttgttttgatttgtatgaaAGTGCTAGCCAGCAGTTTTTGTCATCTGTAATCCAGAATCTTCGAACTGTTGGCACCCCTATTGCTTCTGTGCCTGGATCCACCAATACGGGTACTGTCCCaggatcagagaaagacagtgactcaatggaaacagaagaaaagccaGGTAGTGTGCTTGTAGGAAAGACACCAGAAGTGAGTCCAGAGCCCAAGGACCAGActttgaaaatgattaaaattttaagcGGTGAAATGGCTATTGAGTTACATCTACAGTTTTTAATACGAAATAATAACACAGATCTCATGATTCTAAAAAACACAAAGGATGCAGTATGGAATTCTGTATGTCACACAGCAACCGTTATAGCAAATTCTTTTATGCACTGTGGGACTACCAGTGACCAGTTTCTTAGAGATAACTTGGAATGGTTGGCCAGAGCCACTAACTGGGCGAAATTTACAGCTACAGCCAGTTTGGGTGTAATTCATAAGGGTCATGAGAAGGAGGCATTACAGTTAATGGCAACATATCTTCCCAAGGACACTTCTCCAGGATCTGCCTATCAGGAAGGTGGAGGTCTCTATGCATTAGGTCTTATTCATGCCAATCATGGTGGTGATATAATTGACTATCTGCTTAACCAGCTTAAGAATGCCAGCAATGATATCGTTCGACATGGGGGCAGCCTGGGCCTGGGTTTGGCTGCCATGGGGACTGCACGCCAGGATGTATATGACTTGCTAAAAACGAACCTTTATCAGGATGATGCTGTGACAGGGGAAGCAGCTGGCCTGGCCCTAGGTTTGGTTATGTTGGGCTCTAAAAATGCCCAGGCTATTGAGGACATGGTCGGCTATGCACAGGAAACTCAACATGAGAAGATCCTGCGTGGTCTTGCAGTTGGCATTGCATTAGTGATGTATGGGAGGATGGAGGAGGCTGATGCTCTCATTGAATCTCTCTGCCGTGATAAGGACCCAATTCTTCGATGATCTGGAATGTACACTGTAGCCATGGCTTATTGTGGCTCGGGTAACAACAAAGCTATCCGGCGCCTGCTACATGTTGCTGTAAGTGACGTTAATGATGATGTCAAGAGGGCAGCAGTAGAATCACTTGGGTTCATTCTTTTCAGGACCCCTGAACAGTGCCCCAGCGTTGTTTCATTGTTGTCAGAGAGTTACAATCCTCACGTGCGTTATGGAGCTGCTATGGCCCTAGGCATCTGCTGTGCTGGTACCGGAAACAAGGAggcaattaatttgctagaaccGATGACAAATGATCCTGTGAACTATGTGAGGCAAGGAGCTCTTATAGCTTCAGCTCTCATCATGATCCAGCAGATGGAAATCACTTGTCCAAAGGTGAATCAGTTCAGACAGCTGTATTCCAAAGTTATCAATGATAAACATGATGATGTCATGGCCAAGTTTGGCGCTATTTTGGCCCAGGGCATACTGGATGCAGGTGGTCATAATGTCACAATCTCCTTGCAGTCCAGGACTGGGCACACCCATATGCCTTCTGTAGTTGGCGTCCTTGTCTTTACCCAGTTCTGGTTCTGGTTTCCTCTTTCACACTTCCTGTCATTGGCTTATACCCCTACCTGTGTCATTGGCCTTAACAAGGACTTAAAGATGCCGAAAGTTCAGTATAAATCAAACTGTAAACCATCCACATTTGCATATCCTGCCCCTCTGGaagtaccaaaagaaaaagaaaaggaaaaggtttcCACTGCTGTGTTATCTATTACTGCCAAggctaaaaaaaaggaaaaagaaaaagaaaaaaaagaggaggagaaaatggaagttgacgaagcagaaaaaaaggaagaaaaagagaagaaaaaagaacctgAGCCAAACTTCCAGTTATTGGATAACCCAGCCCGAGTTATGCCTGCCCAGCTTAAGGTCCTGACCATGCCAGAGACCTGTAGATACCAGCCTTTCAAACCACTCTCCattggaggcatcataatcctgaAGGATACCAGTGAAGACACTGAAGAGCTGGTAGAACCTGTGGCAGCCCATGGCCCAAAAATTGAGGAAGAAGAACAAGAGCCAGAACCCCCAGAGCCATTCGAGTATATCGATGATTAA